A window of Motilibacter peucedani genomic DNA:
GACGGCGTAGGGGTCGGCGGAGTCGTAGCGGAGGTGGACGGGCACCGGCACGGAGGCCTCGCCGGGTACGACCAGGCGTACCTCGAGCTCGCACGTGACCGTGGCTGCGGGGCGGCGGTCCATGTTCGACCTCTCAGTGCTCGACGGGCGGAGCCCGTGGCGGGGAACTCGTGGTGCACGCCGCTCGTCCGTCAAGCGACGAGTAGTGGCTGCCCGCGACCGGTCCTCGGCAAACCGCCAGTAGCCTGGTCGGCTCACACGGAGGGACCGACGTGTCTGAGATGACGGCCACGGCTACGCGCATGGAGCGCTACCGGCTCTGGCGGGACACCCACGTGGCCACCAGCCCGCTGCGCCGGCGGCTGTGGCGCGCCCTCGTCGGTGTGGTCGGCACCCTCATCTCCCTCGGCGGGCTGGCGCTCGTGCCGCTGCCGGGGCCCGGCTGGCTGGTCGTCGTGCTCGGCCTCGCGGTGCTCGCGACCGAGTTCGCGTGGGCCGAGCGCCTGCTCACGATGCTCCGGGCGGCGCTCGACGCGTGGGCGGAGTGGCTGCGGCGCGCGCCGTGGTGGGCGCGCGTGCTCGTCGGGCTCGTCGGGCTGGTGGTCGTGGCCGCCGTGCTGGTGCTCGTGCTGCGGCTGACCGGGACGCCCGGGTGGGTGCCGGAGTGGGTGCCGTTCGTCGGCTAGAGTGTGCGTCGCACTCGGGCGATTAGCTCAGTGGGAGAGCGCCTCGTTCACACCGAGGAGGTCGGCGGTTCGAAACCGCCATCGCCCACCCGAGACCCCTGCTCCACCGGGCCGGCAGCGACGCGGCCCCCGGCACCACCTCGCACTCAGCGGTAGCGACCGCGGTCCGGCGGTAGCCCAGGGGGTACCGGCCGCCGGTCCTTGCTACCGCTCGCCTGTTCGGTGCTCCGCTTCGCGACGTGGGCGTAGGGGTGGGGCTACCTCAGCGGTAGCAGCGTCGGCCAGGCGGTAGTGCTCTGGCTCTGAGCGGTAGCGACCGCGGCCCGGCGGTAGCCCAGGGGGTACCG
This region includes:
- a CDS encoding PGPGW domain-containing protein, translating into MTATATRMERYRLWRDTHVATSPLRRRLWRALVGVVGTLISLGGLALVPLPGPGWLVVVLGLAVLATEFAWAERLLTMLRAALDAWAEWLRRAPWWARVLVGLVGLVVVAAVLVLVLRLTGTPGWVPEWVPFVG